Proteins found in one Elephas maximus indicus isolate mEleMax1 chromosome 11, mEleMax1 primary haplotype, whole genome shotgun sequence genomic segment:
- the DBP gene encoding D site-binding protein, whose translation MARPASERTPAPLLLSGPAGAPPGGGALLGLRNLLQGTSKPKEPASCLLKEKERKAAPPAATVPGPGLESAGPPEAPAGAVVGGGSPRGRPGAVPGPGLLAPLLWERTLPFGDVEYVDLDAFLLEHGLPPSPPPPRGPSPSPSPARTPVPSPGPGSCGSASPRSSPGHAPGRAALGAAGGHRAGLSSRDTPSPVDPDTVEVLMTFEPDPADLALSSIPGHETFDPRRHRFSEEELKPQPIMKKARKIQVPEEQKDEKYWSRRYKNNEAAKRSRDARRLKENQISVRAAFLEKENALLRQEVVAVRQELSHYRAVLSRYQAQHGAL comes from the exons ATGGCGCGGCCCGCGAGCGAGAGGACACCGGCCCCCCTGCTGCTGAGCGGCCCAGCCGGGGCCCCCCCTGGCGGGGGAGCACTGCTTGGGCTGCGGAACCTTCTGCAGGGGACTAGCAAGCCCAAAGAGCCGGCCAGCT GTCTCCTGAAGGAAAAGGAGCGCAAGGCGGCTCCGCCGGCAGCCACGGTTCCCGGGCCAGGCCTGGAGTCGGCGGGCCCGCCGGAGGCCCCAGCTGGGGCGGTGGTGGGCGGCGGATCCCCGCGGGGGCGCCCCGGGGCCGTGCCCGGCCCGGGTCTGTTGGCGCCGCTGCTGTGGGAGCGGACGCTGCCGTTTGGCGACGTGGAGTACGTGGACCTGGATGCCTTCCTGCTGGAGCACGGGCTCCCGCCTAGTCCGCCGCCTCCCAGGGGCCCGTCCCCGTCACCCTCGCCCGCGCGTACCCCGGTGCCCTCCCCGGGACCCGGCTCCTGCGGCTCGGCCTCCCCCCGCTCTTCACCCGGGCACGCCCCCGGCAGGGCTGCCCTCGGGGCCGCGGGCGGCCACCGCGCAG GCCTGAGCTCTCGGGACACACCCAGTCCTGTGGACCCAGACACCGTGGAGGTGCTGATGACCTTTGAACCCGACCCAGCTGATCTAGCCCTGTCCAGCATTCCTGGCCATGAGACCTTTGACCCTCGTAGACATCGCTTCTCAGAGGAGGAACTTAAGCCCCAGCCCATTATGAAGAAGGCCCGGAAGATCCAGGTGCCAGAGGAACAGAAG gatgAGAAGTATTGGAGCCGGCGGTACAAGAACAACGAGGCGGCCAAGCGGTCTCGCGATGCCCGGCGGCTCAAGGAGAACCAGATCTCGGTGCGGGCGGCCTTCCTGGAGAAGGAGAACGCCCTTTTGCGGCAGGAGGTGGTGGCCGTGCGCCAGGAGCTGTCCCACTACCGCGCCGTGCTGTCCCGCTACCAAGCCCAGCACGGGGCCCTGTGA
- the SPHK2 gene encoding sphingosine kinase 2 isoform X2, with the protein MAPPAPLLAASTPLLHGEFGSYPARGPRFALTLTPQALHIQRLRPKPEARPRGGLVPLAEVSGCCTLRSCSPLDSAAYFCIYTYQRGRRGARRRATRTFRADGAAAYEENRAEAQRWATTLTCLLRGLPLPGDGEITPELLPRAPRLLLLVNPFGGRGLAWQWCKNHVLPMISEAGLSFNLIQTERQNHARELVQGLSLSEWDGIVTASGDGLLYEVLNGLLDRPDWEEAVKMPVGILPCGSGNALAGAVNQHGGFAPALGIDLLLNCSLLLCRGGSRPLDLLSVTLASGSRCFSFLSVAWGFVSDVDIQSERFRALGSTRFTLGTMLGLATLHTYRGRLSYLPATGGPVSPTPTHSLPRAKSELTLAPEPALPMAHSPLHRSVSDLPLPLPQAALASPGSPEPLPILSLNGGGPELAGDWGGAGDAPLSPDPLLPSPPGSPRAAVRSPITEGPPEIPVPSGLPNPCPDVPAAASTWGPPDHLLPPLSAPLPPGWVTMEEDFVLLLAISPSHLGADLVAAPHARFDDGLVHLCWVRGGISRATLLRLFLAMERGSHFGLGCPQLGYAAARAFRLEPLTPRGVLTVDGEQVEYGPVQAQIHPGLGTLLTGPPGGEP; encoded by the exons ATGGCCCCGCCAGCACCGCTGCTGGCCGCCAGCACCCCACTCTTGCATGGCGAGTTCGGCTCCTACCCGGCCCGTGGCCCCCGCTTTGCCCTCACCCTTACACCGCAGGCCCTGCACATTCAGCGGCTGCGCCCGAAGCCTGAAGCCCGGCCCCGTGGTGGTCTGGTCCCACTGGCCGAGGTCTCGGGCTGCTGCACCCTGCGCAGCTGCAGCCCCTTGGACTCCGCAGCCTACTTCTGCATCTACACCTACCAGCGGGGCCGGCGTGGGGCCCGGCGCAGAGCCACACGCACCTTCCGGGCCGACGGGGCAGCAGCCTATGAGGAGAACCGCGCTGAGGCCCAGCGCTGGGCCACCACCCTCACGTGCCTGCTCCGTGGGCTGCCACTGCCTGGGGATGGGG AGATCACTCCCGAGCTGCTGCCCCGGGCCCCTCGTTTGCTCCTATTGGTTAATCCCTTTGGGGGGCGGGGCCTGGCCTGGCAATGGTGTAAGAACCATGTGCTTCCCATGATCTCCGAAGCTGGGCTGTCCTTCAACCTCATACAGACAG AACGGCAGAACCACGCCCGGGAGCTGGTCCAGGGGCTGAGCCTGAGCGAGTGGGATGGCATTGTCACGGCCTCAGGAGACGGGCTGCTCTATGAG GTGCTGAATGGGCTCCTTGATCGCCCGGACTGGGAGGAGGCTGTGAAGATGCCTGTGGGCATCCTCCCATGTGGTTCAGGCAATGCACTGGCCGGAGCAGTGAACCAGCATGGAGG GTttgcaccagccctgggcatAGACCTGCTGCTCAACTGCTCTCTACTGCTCTGCCGGGGTGGCAGCCGCCCGCTGGACCTGCTCTCTGTGACACTGGCCTCGGGCTCCCGCTGTTTTTCCTTCCTGTCTGTGGCCTGGGGCTTCGTGTCAGACGTGGACATACAGAGCGAGCGTTTCAGGGCCCTAGGCAGCACCCGCTTCACTCTGGGCACGATGTTGGGCCTCGCCACACTGCATACCTACCGCGGACGCCTCTCCTACCTCCCTGCCACTGGGGGACCTGTCTCGCCCACACCCACCCATAGCCTGCCCCGGGCCAAGTCGGAGCTGACCCTGGCCCCAGAGCCAGCCTTGCCCATGGCCCACTCGCCCCTGCACCGCTCAGTGTCtgacctgcccctgcccctgcctcagGCTGCCCTGGCCTCCCCTGGCTCACCTGAACCCCTGCCCATTCTGTCCCTCAATGGTGGCGGCCCAGAGTTGGCTGGGgactggggtggggctggggatgCTCCACTGTCCCCGGACCCACTGCTGCCCTCCCCCCCTGgctcccccagagcagctgtcCGTTCACCCATCACTGAGGGGCCACCAGAAATTCCAGTACCCTCTGGGCTTCCGAATCCCTGCCCTGATGTGCCGGCAGCTGCCTCCACATGGGGCCCACCTGACCACTTGCTGCCTCCTCTAAGTGCCCCACTGCCTCCAGGCTGGGTGACGATGGAAGAGGACTTTGTGCTCCTGTTGGCCATCTCACCCAGCCACCTGGGCGCTGACCTGGTGGCAGCCCCGCATGCTCGTTTTGACGACGGTCTGGTGCACCTGTGCTGGGTGCGTGGTGGCATCTCGCGGGCCACCCTGTTGCGCCTTTTCCTGGCCATGGAGCGTGGGAGCCACTTTGGCCTGGGCTGTCCCCAACTGGGCTATGCCGCGGCCCGTGCGTTCCGCCTCGAGCCACTGACGCCTCGCGGTGTGCTCACGGTGGACGGCGAGCAGGTGGAGTACGGACCAGTGCAAGCGCAGATACACCCAGGTCTGGGTACGCTGCTCACTGGGCCGCCTGGGGGCGAGCCCTGA
- the SPHK2 gene encoding sphingosine kinase 2 isoform X1: MNGCLEAEEQQDQRQQDQELTWSHRPGPGSTLDRAKAMAPPAPLLAASTPLLHGEFGSYPARGPRFALTLTPQALHIQRLRPKPEARPRGGLVPLAEVSGCCTLRSCSPLDSAAYFCIYTYQRGRRGARRRATRTFRADGAAAYEENRAEAQRWATTLTCLLRGLPLPGDGEITPELLPRAPRLLLLVNPFGGRGLAWQWCKNHVLPMISEAGLSFNLIQTERQNHARELVQGLSLSEWDGIVTASGDGLLYEVLNGLLDRPDWEEAVKMPVGILPCGSGNALAGAVNQHGGFAPALGIDLLLNCSLLLCRGGSRPLDLLSVTLASGSRCFSFLSVAWGFVSDVDIQSERFRALGSTRFTLGTMLGLATLHTYRGRLSYLPATGGPVSPTPTHSLPRAKSELTLAPEPALPMAHSPLHRSVSDLPLPLPQAALASPGSPEPLPILSLNGGGPELAGDWGGAGDAPLSPDPLLPSPPGSPRAAVRSPITEGPPEIPVPSGLPNPCPDVPAAASTWGPPDHLLPPLSAPLPPGWVTMEEDFVLLLAISPSHLGADLVAAPHARFDDGLVHLCWVRGGISRATLLRLFLAMERGSHFGLGCPQLGYAAARAFRLEPLTPRGVLTVDGEQVEYGPVQAQIHPGLGTLLTGPPGGEP; this comes from the exons ATGAATGGATGCCTTGAAGCAGAGGAACAGCAGGACCAG AGGCAGCAGGACCAGGAGCTGACCTGGAGCCACAGACCCGGGCCCGGGAGTACCCTGGACAGGGCCAAGGCCATGGCCCCGCCAGCACCGCTGCTGGCCGCCAGCACCCCACTCTTGCATGGCGAGTTCGGCTCCTACCCGGCCCGTGGCCCCCGCTTTGCCCTCACCCTTACACCGCAGGCCCTGCACATTCAGCGGCTGCGCCCGAAGCCTGAAGCCCGGCCCCGTGGTGGTCTGGTCCCACTGGCCGAGGTCTCGGGCTGCTGCACCCTGCGCAGCTGCAGCCCCTTGGACTCCGCAGCCTACTTCTGCATCTACACCTACCAGCGGGGCCGGCGTGGGGCCCGGCGCAGAGCCACACGCACCTTCCGGGCCGACGGGGCAGCAGCCTATGAGGAGAACCGCGCTGAGGCCCAGCGCTGGGCCACCACCCTCACGTGCCTGCTCCGTGGGCTGCCACTGCCTGGGGATGGGG AGATCACTCCCGAGCTGCTGCCCCGGGCCCCTCGTTTGCTCCTATTGGTTAATCCCTTTGGGGGGCGGGGCCTGGCCTGGCAATGGTGTAAGAACCATGTGCTTCCCATGATCTCCGAAGCTGGGCTGTCCTTCAACCTCATACAGACAG AACGGCAGAACCACGCCCGGGAGCTGGTCCAGGGGCTGAGCCTGAGCGAGTGGGATGGCATTGTCACGGCCTCAGGAGACGGGCTGCTCTATGAG GTGCTGAATGGGCTCCTTGATCGCCCGGACTGGGAGGAGGCTGTGAAGATGCCTGTGGGCATCCTCCCATGTGGTTCAGGCAATGCACTGGCCGGAGCAGTGAACCAGCATGGAGG GTttgcaccagccctgggcatAGACCTGCTGCTCAACTGCTCTCTACTGCTCTGCCGGGGTGGCAGCCGCCCGCTGGACCTGCTCTCTGTGACACTGGCCTCGGGCTCCCGCTGTTTTTCCTTCCTGTCTGTGGCCTGGGGCTTCGTGTCAGACGTGGACATACAGAGCGAGCGTTTCAGGGCCCTAGGCAGCACCCGCTTCACTCTGGGCACGATGTTGGGCCTCGCCACACTGCATACCTACCGCGGACGCCTCTCCTACCTCCCTGCCACTGGGGGACCTGTCTCGCCCACACCCACCCATAGCCTGCCCCGGGCCAAGTCGGAGCTGACCCTGGCCCCAGAGCCAGCCTTGCCCATGGCCCACTCGCCCCTGCACCGCTCAGTGTCtgacctgcccctgcccctgcctcagGCTGCCCTGGCCTCCCCTGGCTCACCTGAACCCCTGCCCATTCTGTCCCTCAATGGTGGCGGCCCAGAGTTGGCTGGGgactggggtggggctggggatgCTCCACTGTCCCCGGACCCACTGCTGCCCTCCCCCCCTGgctcccccagagcagctgtcCGTTCACCCATCACTGAGGGGCCACCAGAAATTCCAGTACCCTCTGGGCTTCCGAATCCCTGCCCTGATGTGCCGGCAGCTGCCTCCACATGGGGCCCACCTGACCACTTGCTGCCTCCTCTAAGTGCCCCACTGCCTCCAGGCTGGGTGACGATGGAAGAGGACTTTGTGCTCCTGTTGGCCATCTCACCCAGCCACCTGGGCGCTGACCTGGTGGCAGCCCCGCATGCTCGTTTTGACGACGGTCTGGTGCACCTGTGCTGGGTGCGTGGTGGCATCTCGCGGGCCACCCTGTTGCGCCTTTTCCTGGCCATGGAGCGTGGGAGCCACTTTGGCCTGGGCTGTCCCCAACTGGGCTATGCCGCGGCCCGTGCGTTCCGCCTCGAGCCACTGACGCCTCGCGGTGTGCTCACGGTGGACGGCGAGCAGGTGGAGTACGGACCAGTGCAAGCGCAGATACACCCAGGTCTGGGTACGCTGCTCACTGGGCCGCCTGGGGGCGAGCCCTGA
- the SPHK2 gene encoding sphingosine kinase 2 isoform X3, translated as MISEAGLSFNLIQTERQNHARELVQGLSLSEWDGIVTASGDGLLYEVLNGLLDRPDWEEAVKMPVGILPCGSGNALAGAVNQHGGFAPALGIDLLLNCSLLLCRGGSRPLDLLSVTLASGSRCFSFLSVAWGFVSDVDIQSERFRALGSTRFTLGTMLGLATLHTYRGRLSYLPATGGPVSPTPTHSLPRAKSELTLAPEPALPMAHSPLHRSVSDLPLPLPQAALASPGSPEPLPILSLNGGGPELAGDWGGAGDAPLSPDPLLPSPPGSPRAAVRSPITEGPPEIPVPSGLPNPCPDVPAAASTWGPPDHLLPPLSAPLPPGWVTMEEDFVLLLAISPSHLGADLVAAPHARFDDGLVHLCWVRGGISRATLLRLFLAMERGSHFGLGCPQLGYAAARAFRLEPLTPRGVLTVDGEQVEYGPVQAQIHPGLGTLLTGPPGGEP; from the exons ATGATCTCCGAAGCTGGGCTGTCCTTCAACCTCATACAGACAG AACGGCAGAACCACGCCCGGGAGCTGGTCCAGGGGCTGAGCCTGAGCGAGTGGGATGGCATTGTCACGGCCTCAGGAGACGGGCTGCTCTATGAG GTGCTGAATGGGCTCCTTGATCGCCCGGACTGGGAGGAGGCTGTGAAGATGCCTGTGGGCATCCTCCCATGTGGTTCAGGCAATGCACTGGCCGGAGCAGTGAACCAGCATGGAGG GTttgcaccagccctgggcatAGACCTGCTGCTCAACTGCTCTCTACTGCTCTGCCGGGGTGGCAGCCGCCCGCTGGACCTGCTCTCTGTGACACTGGCCTCGGGCTCCCGCTGTTTTTCCTTCCTGTCTGTGGCCTGGGGCTTCGTGTCAGACGTGGACATACAGAGCGAGCGTTTCAGGGCCCTAGGCAGCACCCGCTTCACTCTGGGCACGATGTTGGGCCTCGCCACACTGCATACCTACCGCGGACGCCTCTCCTACCTCCCTGCCACTGGGGGACCTGTCTCGCCCACACCCACCCATAGCCTGCCCCGGGCCAAGTCGGAGCTGACCCTGGCCCCAGAGCCAGCCTTGCCCATGGCCCACTCGCCCCTGCACCGCTCAGTGTCtgacctgcccctgcccctgcctcagGCTGCCCTGGCCTCCCCTGGCTCACCTGAACCCCTGCCCATTCTGTCCCTCAATGGTGGCGGCCCAGAGTTGGCTGGGgactggggtggggctggggatgCTCCACTGTCCCCGGACCCACTGCTGCCCTCCCCCCCTGgctcccccagagcagctgtcCGTTCACCCATCACTGAGGGGCCACCAGAAATTCCAGTACCCTCTGGGCTTCCGAATCCCTGCCCTGATGTGCCGGCAGCTGCCTCCACATGGGGCCCACCTGACCACTTGCTGCCTCCTCTAAGTGCCCCACTGCCTCCAGGCTGGGTGACGATGGAAGAGGACTTTGTGCTCCTGTTGGCCATCTCACCCAGCCACCTGGGCGCTGACCTGGTGGCAGCCCCGCATGCTCGTTTTGACGACGGTCTGGTGCACCTGTGCTGGGTGCGTGGTGGCATCTCGCGGGCCACCCTGTTGCGCCTTTTCCTGGCCATGGAGCGTGGGAGCCACTTTGGCCTGGGCTGTCCCCAACTGGGCTATGCCGCGGCCCGTGCGTTCCGCCTCGAGCCACTGACGCCTCGCGGTGTGCTCACGGTGGACGGCGAGCAGGTGGAGTACGGACCAGTGCAAGCGCAGATACACCCAGGTCTGGGTACGCTGCTCACTGGGCCGCCTGGGGGCGAGCCCTGA
- the CA11 gene encoding carbonic anhydrase-related protein 11 has translation MEGATRLSAPRALVLWAALGAAAHIGPAPDPEDWWSYKDNLQGNFVPGPPFWGLVNAAWSLCAVGKRQSPVDVELKRVLYDPFLPPLRLSTGGEKLRGTLYNTGRHVSFLPAARPVVNVSGGPLLYSHRLSELRLLFGARDGAGSEHQINHQGFSAEVQLIHFNQELYGNLSAASRGPNGLAILSLFVNVAGSSNQFLSRLLNRDTITRISYKNDAYFLQDLSLELLFPESFGFITYQGSLSTPPCSETVTWILIDRALNITSLQMHSLRLLSQNPPSQIFQSLSGNGRPLQPLAHRALRGNRDPRHPERRCRGPNYRLHVDGAPHGR, from the exons ATGGAGGGTGCCACTCGCCTGAGCGCCCCTCGAGCGCTGGTACTCTGGGCCGCACTCGGGGCGGCAG CTCACATCGGACCAGCACCTGACCCCGAGGACTGGTGGAGCTACAAGGATAATCTCCAGGGAAACTTCGTGCCAG GGCCTCCCTTCTGGGGCCTGGTGAATGCAGCCTGGAGTTTGTGTGCCGTGGGCAAGCGGCAGAGCCCTGTGGATGTGGAGCTGAAGAGGGTCCTTTATGACCCCTTTCTGCCCCCCTTGAGGCTCAGCACTGGGGGAGAGAAG CTCCGGGGAACTCTGTACAACACGGGCCGCCACGTCTCCTTCCTGCCTGCAGCCCGGCCTGTGGTCAATGTGTCTGGAGGTCCCCTCCTTTATAGCCACCGACTCAGTGAACTGCGGCTGCTTTTTGGGGCGCGGGATGGAGCTGGCTCTGAACACCAGATCAaccatcagggcttctctgcTGAG GTGCAGCTCATCCACTTCAATCAGGAACTCTACGGGAACCTCAGTGCCGCCTCCAGAGGCCCCAATGGCCTGGCCATCCTCAGCCTCTTTGTCAAT GTGGCCGGCAGCTCAAACCAATTCCTCAGCCGCCTTCTCAACCGCGACACCATCACTCGCATTTCCTACAAGA ATGATGCCTACTTTCTTCAAGACCTGAGCCTGGAGCTCCTATTCCCTGAATCCTTCGGCTTCATTACCTATCAGGGCTCTCTCAGCACCCCGCCCTGCTCGGAGACTGTCACCTGGATTTTGATTGACAGGGCCCTCAATATCACCTCCCTTCAG ATGCACTCCCTGAGACTCCTGAGCCAGAATCCTCCATCCCAGATCTTCCAGAGCCTCAGCGGTAACGGCCGGCCCCTGCAGCCCTTGGCCCACAGGGCCTTGAGGGGCAACAGGGACCCCCGGCACCCCGAGAGGCGCTGCCGAGGCCCCAACTACCGCCTGCATG TGGATGGTGCCCCCCATGGTCGCTGA